From the Coffea eugenioides isolate CCC68of chromosome 1, Ceug_1.0, whole genome shotgun sequence genome, the window tgttatttcgtATACATGATCAaaaagggatgaaaaaatttattttgtaaaatgtgagggatgaaaaaaattcattttgtgaaatgtgggagacgaaaaaatttattttgtgaaatgtaacaGACTATGGATCggattatataaaatttaatttgacaattttgtccttcaaaaatgatcacgtaCAAAGCACGTGGTGGATTCCAGCAAAAAACTAATCGAAAATCTAGATAGGGACAAAATTTGACTACTATGAATTTGTAAgagacgtaaaattacacttttaaaaatgagggactaaaaagtcattttgcaaagtgtgagggacgttttgaacgactGTCACTATTATAATATTGTACTTATATTTTACTTATAGtttcattcttattttatttattttcctttttaaaaaattcaagacAAACTGTATAGTGTAAAAAACTAATATATGCATGTCATAATCAAAAAGTGTATATTACTAACAATTTGACTATTTAAAAAGATATGCAAACTAGAACTTTAAATTACTTAATATTGAAAAGTATatcccaaaaaaataaagtaactaatatttttatttactttttcatgTATTGTTTATTAACCTCtatgttattttgatttgaatttgttactATTGTTATTAGAAATTAGTTTATTCTAAACTCTAGATAtattgatttaaaaaatagaTGAAATAGTCTATTCACATAGGTAATATGCTCTGTTATAGCAAAGACTTTATGATAATTATTACTTCAACAAAGAGTAAAAAGtatagaaataaataaagaataagtttaagaagattaaaattaatatatagATGATAAtagtaaagagaagaaaatagTTGATCACATGAGGGAAAGgaggaaaattaaaaaatataaaggaATGACAAGTGAAGAAGGGAAAAAtgagaataaataaataaaatctatATCTATGCAATAATTAAGAGAGAGAAGTGGCAGTTGGGGTAAAAGTTTTGTGTCATTTTCTGAACTTctaattttgtccttaaaaaaaatcatattttacCCTAACCACCAAATCACATTTGCTAATATACTCTTCCATAACTCCCTTAAATATTCTAACTACTAAATTAACTATAACtatattaaagaaaaaatactaataaattgtaattttttatgaagaatttatacaaaatttaattttgtaaaaaaaattaatatattcataaaaattaataattatttctAAACTACACATATATTGGGTGTGCCTTTAGCACTAGTAATAATTAATATAGAAGGAGTATTTTTTCCTAAAACATAAAATAAGGGGGGAAAGTGCCCATTTACTGAGTTAAGGGAGGCAAACTGTCATTGAGAATAAGGTTGAGCGAGGTTTAATGCTTTAACCCGAATGTAATATTAAGGTGCCTAAAACTTTTTCAAGTTGCATAATCCTTGTTTCCACATTAAGGATTCTTTGTTTGTGGATGTACATTGTGCTGGCAATATTGCCAGCTTTTCATCCAACAAGACACAATAATGTTGCAATGTATTCGCAAAGTCAACTCCTGATTCTTTTTCgttttattttttggaaaataaattAATGTGATTGATGCTCAATCTTTAAGTCAACTCTAGAttctttttggttttctttttggGAAATAAATTAAGGTATTCTTTTTGGGAAATAAATTAATGTGATTAATGCTCAATCTTTTGGTCATTAATCATTTCTTTATCCAAGAATAAGAGTTGGCATAGACTAGGTGTTTTAATTCTTAAGGGTGATATGGTGGTTGGCGATACTACCTGAGCCATAATCACCTTGCCAAAGCAATATTTATGTAAATACCAACATTATTCTCAACTAATCAATCTcatatattttcattgactttGTTGGACCCATTATTCACCAAttactccttttttttctctctcattGAGATAACGAGGTTGTCTACTTCTCACTTCTTCTTTGATTCTTGCTTTCCAATCTCTCTCCACTTTTTCTATTTTacaatttcttttcattttgtcGATACTTTTGTATCATGTGGTTCAAGATCTTTTGCATAATACTCTTCTCAAGTTTGCTCTTACTATTTTTGCTGAACCTTAAATTTTTATGGTGCAATGGCTGTTTTAGTGGACAAGTTCATATTCATTAATAAGAGAAGAGGGGGAGGGGGTCATTCGACCATATCTAATCCTCCATACCATAGTCATTTTTTCATATTATAAAATTAGAATATTGAGGGTCTActatgtttttttttagttcttatttttttcattaaagaCTTTGGACTCAATCCTGTGATATATGCAACATACTTAATTTCTTTGAACTTTGCTTGTTTATTGTACCAGTGTGCAGTTGATCTTCTTCTAAACTTCACTATCTTTTCcgcttttctaattattataTAAATCTTGACTTCAAGATGTGTCCATATTTTCTAATAACTAgattaaatttattttaaattgcaTTATGTTCTATATCCCATGAATATTGAAGGAAAAGTGTGTCTACATTTTTTGGATTACTTTTATTTTAGATTGTTAGTTGTTTGAGTTAAATCATattgtatttgcaaaagaaataaattttaaatcCACTTTCAAGAATTAAAAATAAGAGTGCTTTAAAGCAAAAGAATTACAATACAAGGAAAAAATATGGCAAAGGTAAATAACTCAAAACCAAATCAATGAGTTatgaaaataatagaaaaataaattaaagagaTAAACCAATGAGTTATGAAAATAATagataaaaaattaaagagATAGAAGAAGTAGGCAAGCTATTCAACTAATTAGGTGGATAACGGGACTAACAAAATCAATGAGAATAGACTGAGAATTATAGCTTTGGCGATATCATCAATCGTGATATTGTTCCATTATAATTGTATATATTAATCTCATCACTGAGAATTATCTATAATTATatagaaaataggaaaaaattaGAATGCTAGGGATGCACGAGGTAATTTTTCTAACTACCAAGTTGGCAATATCATAATAGCCTCTTATGACGTTACTTGACCacctttaatttaattttgaagaTCAAGTTCAAAGAAGCATTTTTCTCCCTATTCAATATTAATTATCTACCctttatagtttttttttttaggttcttGTACCACTTAACCAATTGCATAAATTCATCTCTCTTTGTAAGTAATTGTGTATGAAGACAAAAAGCATCTTCATCAAATTTCTCCCAAATgtataaagaaaatgcaaaagttCGTGTTGATTATTCTTAAATTTCAAGTTTGGTTAAGATATAGAGTTTATTCTTCCACTTCAAACACGAATTTTTAGCTATATGAACTGAAATTGTGCAAACGTAATTTGAATTAGTTTTGGGGAAGAAATAATTAACTACCTACAATTTTAGGAATTAACAAACGTATTTGAATTTTTATGTgttaaaaatttagaaaaataaaataatgagtAGTACAAAAGATTTTTTGTATGTTCtattttgtcattttcttgaacaaatttaAAAAGTTATGTCTCAACATAATAGGCATATTTATTGCAGAGCAATGGGGGAAATTGTTTTGTGTCATTACACTTTTCCTACAAAATTGGATTAAAATGTCACTTTATCTCAAATTCCAAAATTCACTTCGATATTTGGACAAAATGCACCGTGTAATATTGATTGGTTTAATTGCATGACGTGTCCTTCCACCATCCCTCTACTATTAATGTTATACTATTTAGATGAACTAAAATTctcttaataaaaaaaatggatgaacTAAAATAAGTAGCCAATTACAGCAATGTCATTTGTACAAATTTCGGTAAACAATGATTAAATATACTATATAACTTTTGACCCAACAAACCtgattttgaattttcattGTTTCAGGTTTCAAAATATGAAttagggatttttttttcttcatcaaaacaaaaaagtcattatatatttgtaaaacttaagCTATTTTGTACCAATCAAAGTAAAAAGAAATGCCATATTGAGCACTAGAACTTTTCAAAATGGAAAGGAAATCCAATTCTTGGAGAGTAATCTAATTTACAATTAATTGGGGACCTTAAAAAAATTCAGTATTGCTTcacaaaagtttttaaaaaatcgACATAAAGAATATCATAAGAGATTCTAAGAAAATCAAAATTACACTATTAATTCCCTCATAAAACAGTATATACAAATTCAATCACCTTAAACAACTCAAAAATGACGGTGAAGTATCATTTACTTTTCTAGATTTGGTCcatcaaattttcaagaaaaaacaaagatttGTTGGAATGTTTGAATCCTCTTAGTCAAACTAGTGGCTcagaataaaaatgaaaatttcttgGACAATATTCAAACCCTAATCTATGGCATTTACAACCAGCAATTTTATTAATCTAAAACCCATAATTACTGCTCCTCTTGGTTTTGCATATTGAACCCTTTTTAGTTTCACTTTTTAGATAATTATTTTACAAGATGAAATTAAACATAATAAAGTTTTTGGGTACCAACATTGAAATTGTTACTTAAACCCCAGATATTAGTGCACATATTTGGATCTTAAAATATTTACTTTCCAAATCAATTATCAGTTTCCTTTTTTCAAAAAGGCTATTTGATTGATAGAAATTTTAGGTTCTCACGGAAAAATCAAATACATCACATGAATCTTTAGTCCTCGAAGTGGCCCTTTTCCATAAATTCTAGAACTGCTGAAATTACACTCGTGTAAATACAAAGCAACAATTTGCCTGAGTAAACGATACATATTtccaaaaagaagaaggaaaaaaaaatcctttgcTCTAAGAGAATCCAAACTGTCAAATGAAGGATTAGACCACCGGCTTCTTAattctttcccttctttttatTCGATTTCTTTGATTTagactttcttttcttctttgataGATTAGACAAACCTGCCAATGGTTGCTGGCTCATTTTGTGCCGCTTTGAAATCACCGGCTCTTCTTCAGTATCTTCGAGTTCTTGGGCATCACTCATagaatcttcatcttcatcagaACTAAGTATCAGCTCCTCCACAACATCTTCATCAAAAGCTGTCTCCTCTTGGGACCTCTTTCTCTTCTTATTCTCTTTCACCTTTTCAGCATGCGAAGTCCTGGGAAGAAGCAACTCATGTAGGTAAACAAACAAATTTACTAGCACAAGAATCCAAGGCTCAGATAACAAAAACTTTGCACGCATTCAATGAATATGAGTATTAGCTATTGAGAGACAGATAGAGAGAGAGGATGATACGTGGAATCACTTCCTGGAAGCCAGCCTGAATTAAAGGCAGTGACACCTTCCTCGTTCACAGAATCATCTTGTTCATCAGTATCAGTGATCTTACTCCCAAAGATTGATGTACGTTCACCCACAATTACACTGGAGAAGAAAAACGCAAAATCAATTTCAGTCATGAATGTAATTTAAAGACTAGGCACCTAAATATGATAAGCATTAGGAACCTGGACTGCGTTACGGAGTCATTTCTTTGTTGTGCTCTCTCTCGTAAAACAGTAGCATATTGAGATAACGGGCTAGAACCCTTCATTTTTTCATCCTAGAACAAGTGTACAGGCGAGTAAGTTCTTAAGAAACATGCATCAAAGAGGAAGTGTACAGTCAGTTTAGATACAAATATATGCAGAAAACTCTTCAACGTGAAAAAAGTGCATTATTCCAGATCCCATATACATATACCAACCCTAAATACATCAAATTTGGATGATCATGTTGATTATGAAAGGCAGAAAAAGGTTATTTTCAGCAGTTTTTTCATTCTGTAGATCAACTTGCACCAGATTATCAAATTCATCTTTTACAGAATTGTTCACTCCACTTGACTTTTCTacatgtaaaatataaaaacacCCCTACAATTCATTTTAATCACAGTTTGATAgcaagggagtgatagtgaacTCAATGAAGGATGAATATTTTTGTCTAgctcaaataataaaaaatgtcaACGGAAGTGCCAATAATAACTCCTAATTTCATATCCAGAATATATAATTTGGAAACTGTATCTGCAGACTCAATAGTTTGATGGAGACTAGTAAAGCCGTCAAAATCAAAATGGAAGGAGCAAATTCGCGacaaaaatggagaaaaaaacAAATGTGTTCGGTCGAAACATTGAATTCCTCCAGTACAAACCTATATGACTGagtaaagtgaaattttgagaagaCAAGCTGAGCATTATTAGCGACCTTCTCAAAGTATTGTTTGGAATAGTTACTCGAGGGAGTACAGTATTTGGAGTAATCACCTTTAGTTATCTAGAAGGGGTACAGAAGATACTTGACTACTTTGACGTGCATCTACCATTATCAACTTTTCCAGACCCAGTGAATTTGACACCTAAGCAGTCTATGAGAAACAACCCAATAATATTGGTTAATGGACATGGTTGAATACAGACAAAAGTCCTGAAGGACATAATCAGCTGCTAACTTCTAATGGTAGATTCCAGAAAAAGAAATGACTTTCCCAAGCATGGATAAAGTGTATCTGCTGGTTTGGTTGCTCCACTTATTTATGTAGCCAACAACTGATACAATATACTAATAACCTACTAAAAAGTCATAAAGATTAGATTTATTATAATCTCATCTGATGAATAATTAAAAAGAGTAAATATGCACAACTAACAGAAATCAATTGTTCTTTTCATCATTAAAATCAAAGATAAACATCAAAACCTCAAGTAAAGATGCAGCTCCCGGATCATTGGGAAGAATCGCAACTGACATACGCTTCTTATTAGTAAATTCACAGTTGGCTTCAATCTGCATGGTAAACAGCATGAACATTAGCTTCCCCTTGAATAGGCTCTTTGCATGTCAAAATAAGAAATGAAACACTGGCATGATAACTGAAAATTGATACCCTCTGgaacagaagaaagaaaatgcccACTCTAACAGAACTGTACCTGACGAATAAGTTGCCTCATTTCTCGACGGAACCTCTCAACTTTTGTAGATTTGCAGAACTCACGTAACTGAACAGTGGGAACAAAAGATAGCTCAAAAAAGGCTGCAGAATAGCTCCATTGTGCTAAATGCTCAGTGAGTTCTTCAATTACAGAAAAAACACACATCTCTTGAAATGCCCTCGTTTTCAAGGCTGACTTTTTTACCTGTCATAAACAATTCCAgaatatcaaaattgttatgTCCAATTTGCACTTGAAATAGAAGCAAAGAcaagcaatctaaatttacccTCAGCATAGTACGGAAATCAACAGCTTCACCAACTCCTCCAGTAGGTGGTCTGTGCAATTCCTTTATCTCTAGCATTTCTAATAGCAAGAGGGAAACAGGAATAAAGGTCCCAGTTGAAGCAGCAATTCTATTTAGCATTTTTATACACCACAATCTGAGAGGAAAATACTGAGCTGTAGGAACTAAACGAGCCGTTGCAGTTATAATTTGAGTAAGTGGGTAAGCAAGAGGCTTAAGATCAGCTTCTGAGCTATATGCACAGATTGCACCAGTCCAAAGCTCAAGACAGTTCATAAATTTCCATCCATAAACCTTTCTAAACAACTCCTTGAAGGATAGCTTAGAATTCTGCAAAACAGGCAAGAACCGCTGTCAGCAGATCCAATGAAAAAAAAGCAGTTTCAGTGAAATGTGACACAATCTAAAAAACACACACTTGGAAAGATACTTCAGTCAACATAACACAGTATGCAACATAAAGAAGCCACATAACACATCTTTGAATATACAATACACAATATAAAAGAAGCTAAAGAATCATGTAAACCCCATTTTCTTTGAACCCACAGCACTTTATTCCAAGCAAAAAAGAGAGTTAAGAGAAAACAAAACATCAGTGACAACAATAATAAAAGAACGTCAAGAGTATTCTATCAAAACCTTGATATTGAAGTGCAAAAACCGTCCCATTCCTATAACTTTATGTCCTATATATAAAAACATCATACTTGACCTCAGCTTTGAGTTTCAAAGTTTCTAGATGATATAAAACTAGAAACACATGGAGAAACATTTCTCCTGTAAAAAGCCCCAAGTGATTATGACACTCAATTTGAAAATAGATGCCAGTACCATATAACATTGCCATTCTGTTGAAAACAGAGATGTTCATTACTCACCCATATGTGTGCATGGTCTTTCCATTTCTGTCTTCACATAACGTTCTTGAGGTATTTTTATAAGCAAATGTATCATTTACCAAATCTTTTGTGTTACTAAGCTAACAGATGCAATACATAGGATCAATACACACACATGTTCAACTCCTGTGTATGAATAATTTGAATGTACAAGATCACTTACATGCCAAACTAAAATAACCTAGTATTCCTTTACAAGACAATCAGTTATACCTTGCATGTGACCTGAAAATAAGTATGTTCTGTGCAACTATAAAATAGAGTAAAGACAAAGTTAAAGGCAAACATTCCTACATTACAGGAACTCAGAATcaccattattattattcttataATTACCATCATTTCCTTAAAAGGTTGAAGGAATTAAGAATTTCTTCCGACGAGATATCTGTAGATAATATGAGAAAGAACCATTACCTTCTTTGTCCTAGTAGTAGTTTCGCGCAAAATCATCGCTAACTGACGAATGAAAATGAAAGCATGTTGATATGCAGCTCCAGGATCCACTCTAAGTAGTTCAGTGAAACAATTACCAAGAAACTGAATATGCTGCAGCTTTGTTGCCGTAAAGGATTGACAATTCAAAACATAAGCTTTGTACATTCCTTTGAAGCAGTCATCGATGCAATCTGAACCAAACTGTAGACATAAATCtctcaaaaataaaagagaaacaACTGGCAGTGCACCTCCCCCGCTGCCCCAAAAGTGCAGAACCACCTGAAAACATCAGAATGTGTTATTTGATAACCACCTAACTTTGTAATGGTGATCACCTATGTAAAAGAATCAGCTTGCAGAATAGACAGATTAAAATAATTTCCCTCCACCCCCTTCTTTTACTCTTTctgatttttcttattttcttttatcaaTTTATCATTCATTATAAAGTACAATTCCGCCACCCCcctacccccccccccccacaaaacaaaaagaaaaaagaaacatcaAGTCAGATTATTGCAAGCTAAACATAGAAAGAATGTCAACCAAAATGCACTTAAAGGAATCTTCATGACCTGTATACATTAGATAGGCCTCCAATAGTTAGAAGAAAACAATAGATTAATTCAAGTATCAAAATTCTAAGGACTTGTGTTAATaaattcttttctctttcatcAGAATATGAGTGCAAAATGAACCACAGAAAGTTGCTCCAACTATATCAACAGTCCTAATACAACCAAAGAGGGTAAAATCCAGACTAAAAAccttttgatttatttttgttctctatacattaaaataaatcaaaatcttAAGTCCTCAGGATATCTTTACAGTTTGAGTTGCCCTGTCTTAGTAAAAACTCAAGAACTATGATAAATGCTTATCAACTCAGTAGTTTGCAGGAAGAGAATACCAATCATCATACAATGAGGCAGAAATAGCCCCAACTAGGAAATTTCACGATCCCAACACAGTTAGTCAGCCTATGAAATTCTGACCCTTTTGGGGACCATATATTGGCTACTTGTGCAATTTGACTACCTCAAGTTTGTTTAGAATAGCAGTTAATTTGCATGAAAAGGGCTCCTCTAAACAAGTAATTAACAGAACTTATTCTAATTAAGTGGATTATCTAATGTCTTTACTTTTTGAGGGAAGCAAGCAACTAATGACAAATAAAAATGTATATATCCACTATGAAACATGATGGAGCTCACTGTACAAGAGAAATATATGCAGAATCGACATTCTAATTCACAATATCATGTGAAACTAGTCTTCTGGAGGAATAATTCCACATTTTTAGGTGTGATTCCTTCTGATCCAAAGGTGTGATTTTTTAGGTTTCTATGAATTTTGCTTGCATTGTTCTATTGCTTTCTCTAAGTCATATTTCTAAAACTCAAGGAAACCAACCATATGACGAAATATTACCAGCAAACACGCAAAATCTCACCTTACAACATATCATACCAAAAATTTGATACTGAATGCAAAGTAAAAGGGCAAAAGTATTTCAACTAAGTACATACCTTTACATACTTCCTTAAAAGAGCAGGATATGCAGCCAAAAATATAGATGAATATCTTAGCCTTCGCAATGTAAAGGATATCATTTTTGTGTCTGTCATTTGGTTCAAAACATGTAGAGAATTTCCAAGATATGATTTCACCAAATGGTTATAGTTTTTCCACAGTCTAGTACTCATCAGATCCAATAAGGTCTCCTTCTTTCCCCCAGAAGGGGGTAATTTTAACAATCCTCGAAGAATTCCATCCATTTCACTTAAAACAAATAGCATGATTTTGTTGAAGACACTGCTAGACATTATACTTAGCTGATTCGCATTATCATCACCACTATCATCACCATAGTGGCAAGCAGTGCGATATGCTTTCATAAGGGCACGCACTGCACCTAAACTTGTGTTCTCTTGAATGGATTTGCACCAAGAATCAACCATTGCAGTGGTAATGACATTTTTAGAGGATTTAGCTTCTACAGCTACACTAGGAACATGTTTCATAAGGTATTCATCTGTTTCTGCATCTTCTTCTATATCCTCACTATCAACATCAGTTTCAGCCTCATCCTGCAAAGGATTGTTGAAGATTGTGATAATCTCGTTTCAATTAACAGAGAAAAATACAAATATAGAAACCTTCAGGCTCACATCCACATCTTCATCATTAAAATCCAAAAGCTCCTTATCATGTTCTTTCAAGAACTCATAGAACTCCGGATCCTGCAAAGAAGCACTGTAAACATATCAAATAAAACAATTGATGCATGATTGATTAGTCCAAACAGCAATTCTAGCTCCAATAACTTAGAATCCCCAACTCCAACTTGTCTACACAAGGAAGCAAATTTGTTGATAAAGAAAGTGCACACAACAATAAATAAAGGGGAATGATTTCAACAGACATTTTTCACCTTCCTACACATGTTCCAGTAGGCTTAAAATTCCCATCAACATTTTGGTATTGGCAAATGAGCAGATTGAGATGGTGGGTTTTTATCTTGTTAAGCTAACGAATAAGTGAGAGGCACAGTGTGAGGAGCTATAAGTGAAATGTGAAAATCATTTCTCTATGTAAATGCTCCTTTACCATGAACAATAGAAATATATTCATCAGGTTTGTTATGGATGAAAGGGATATCATAATTTAGATGataataaaaactaaatttCCAATTGAATGACTTTTCAACACCCTCAAAGG encodes:
- the LOC113778700 gene encoding nucleolar complex protein 2 homolog isoform X3, whose amino-acid sequence is MSKKKIAKKHMQQLQRLQEKDPEFYEFLKEHDKELLDFNDEDVDDEAETDVDSEDIEEDAETDEYLMKHVPSVAVEAKSSKNVITTAMVDSWCKSIQENTSLGAVRALMKAYRTACHYGDDSGDDNANQLSIMSSSVFNKIMLFVLSEMDGILRGLLKLPPSGGKKETLLDLMSTRLWKNYNHLVKSYLGNSLHVLNQMTDTKMISFTLRRLRYSSIFLAAYPALLRKYVKVVLHFWGSGGGALPVVSLLFLRDLCLQFGSDCIDDCFKGMYKAYVLNCQSFTATKLQHIQFLGNCFTELLRVDPGAAYQHAFIFIRQLAMILRETTTRTKKNSKLSFKELFRKVYGWKFMNCLELWTGAICAYSSEADLKPLAYPLTQIITATARLVPTAQYFPLRLWCIKMLNRIAASTGTFIPVSLLLLEMLEIKELHRPPTGGVGEAVDFRTMLRVKKSALKTRAFQEMCVFSVIEELTEHLAQWSYSAAFFELSFVPTVQLREFCKSTKVERFRREMRQLIRQIEANCEFTNKKRMSVAILPNDPGAASLLEDEKMKGSSPLSQYATVLRERAQQRNDSVTQSSVIVGERTSIFGSKITDTDEQDDSVNEEGVTAFNSGWLPGSDSTTSHAEKVKENKKRKRSQEETAFDEDVVEELILSSDEDEDSMSDAQELEDTEEEPVISKRHKMSQQPLAGLSNLSKKKRKSKSKKSNKKKGKN
- the LOC113778700 gene encoding nucleolar complex protein 2 homolog isoform X1, with product MEFGGARKRGRPDGGAATNGNGGIKKSKQAKISENEALSNDEELERKTMSKKKIAKKHMQQLQRLQEKDPEFYEFLKEHDKELLDFNDEDVDDEAETDVDSEDIEEDAETDEYLMKHVPSVAVEAKSSKNVITTAMVDSWCKSIQENTSLGAVRALMKAYRTACHYGDDSGDDNANQLSIMSSSVFNKIMLFVLSEMDGILRGLLKLPPSGGKKETLLDLMSTRLWKNYNHLVKSYLGNSLHVLNQMTDTKMISFTLRRLRYSSIFLAAYPALLRKYVKVVLHFWGSGGGALPVVSLLFLRDLCLQFGSDCIDDCFKGMYKAYVLNCQSFTATKLQHIQFLGNCFTELLRVDPGAAYQHAFIFIRQLAMILRETTTRTKKNSKLSFKELFRKVYGWKFMNCLELWTGAICAYSSEADLKPLAYPLTQIITATARLVPTAQYFPLRLWCIKMLNRIAASTGTFIPVSLLLLEMLEIKELHRPPTGGVGEAVDFRTMLRVKKSALKTRAFQEMCVFSVIEELTEHLAQWSYSAAFFELSFVPTVQLREFCKSTKVERFRREMRQLIRQIEANCEFTNKKRMSVAILPNDPGAASLLEDEKMKGSSPLSQYATVLRERAQQRNDSVTQSSVIVGERTSIFGSKITDTDEQDDSVNEEGVTAFNSGWLPGSDSTTSHAEKVKENKKRKRSQEETAFDEDVVEELILSSDEDEDSMSDAQELEDTEEEPVISKRHKMSQQPLAGLSNLSKKKRKSKSKKSNKKKGKN
- the LOC113778700 gene encoding nucleolar complex protein 2 homolog isoform X2 — protein: MEFGGARKRGRPDGGAATNGNGGIKKSKQAKISENEALSNDEELERKTMSKKKIAKKHMQQLQRLQEKDPEFYEFLKEHDKELLDFNDEDVDDEAETDVDSEDIEEDAETDEYLMKHVPSVAVEAKSSKNVITTAMVDSWCKSIQENTSLGAVRALMKAYRTACHYGDDSGDDNANQLSIMSSSVFNKIMLFVLSEMDGILRGLLKLPPSGGKKETLLDLMSTRLWKNYNHLVKSYLGNSLHVLNQMTDTKMISFTLRRLRYSSIFLAAYPALLRKYVKVVLHFWGSGGGALPVVSLLFLRDLCLQFGSDCIDDCFKGMYKAYVLNCQSFTATKLQHIQFLGNCFTELLRVDPGAAYQHAFIFIRQLAMILRETTTRTKKLSFKELFRKVYGWKFMNCLELWTGAICAYSSEADLKPLAYPLTQIITATARLVPTAQYFPLRLWCIKMLNRIAASTGTFIPVSLLLLEMLEIKELHRPPTGGVGEAVDFRTMLRVKKSALKTRAFQEMCVFSVIEELTEHLAQWSYSAAFFELSFVPTVQLREFCKSTKVERFRREMRQLIRQIEANCEFTNKKRMSVAILPNDPGAASLLEDEKMKGSSPLSQYATVLRERAQQRNDSVTQSSVIVGERTSIFGSKITDTDEQDDSVNEEGVTAFNSGWLPGSDSTTSHAEKVKENKKRKRSQEETAFDEDVVEELILSSDEDEDSMSDAQELEDTEEEPVISKRHKMSQQPLAGLSNLSKKKRKSKSKKSNKKKGKN